The following are encoded together in the Streptomyces sp. NBC_00341 genome:
- a CDS encoding SGNH/GDSL hydrolase family protein, translating into MPRRQGYALLIALVTGTAALAAVVAFAGSMLFSGPRAKASASAAPQSTGRPPAAPARSAGLWLATWAAAPVLGAPDPNHDQDLTHRTIRNVVHTSIGGNAARVTLSNLFGTQPLLIDNVTVNTRPVTFRGAPATTVAAGAKIVSDPVVVPVAADADLVVTLRTPHASGPVTAHPNSHQSSYLETTKGTWRSTAWRYLTAVDVRSTTATGTVVALGDSLTAGTGSTTDANSRWPDVLSDRLNGRYAVVNQGIGGNRILHDGIGPRALDRFQRDALDISGAKTVIIALGINDVQGFPQQTDPRRITDALRGMTQRAHARGMRVVGATLMPYNGYRSWTPAQDAVRNRVNETIRAGGVFDQVLDFDRDMRDPGHPYRLNPAYDCGDHLHLNDAGYQRLGSLVDLADLVSVRPSSDAL; encoded by the coding sequence ATGCCCAGGCGCCAGGGGTACGCCCTGCTCATAGCTCTCGTGACCGGCACCGCCGCGCTCGCCGCCGTCGTGGCGTTCGCCGGCTCGATGCTGTTCTCCGGGCCCCGGGCGAAGGCCTCCGCGTCCGCCGCGCCGCAGAGCACGGGCCGCCCGCCCGCGGCCCCGGCCCGCTCCGCCGGGCTCTGGCTCGCCACCTGGGCGGCCGCACCCGTCCTCGGCGCTCCCGACCCGAACCACGACCAGGACCTGACCCACCGCACCATCCGCAACGTCGTTCACACCAGCATCGGCGGCAACGCGGCCCGCGTCACCCTCTCCAACCTCTTCGGTACCCAGCCGCTGCTGATCGACAACGTCACCGTGAACACCCGCCCGGTGACCTTCCGCGGCGCCCCGGCCACCACCGTCGCCGCGGGCGCGAAGATCGTCAGCGACCCCGTCGTCGTCCCGGTCGCCGCCGACGCCGACCTCGTCGTCACCCTGCGCACCCCCCACGCGAGCGGACCGGTCACGGCACACCCCAACAGCCACCAGAGCTCCTACCTGGAGACCACGAAGGGCACCTGGCGCAGCACCGCCTGGCGCTACCTCACCGCCGTGGACGTGCGCAGCACGACCGCCACCGGAACCGTCGTCGCGCTCGGTGACTCGCTCACCGCCGGGACCGGCTCCACCACCGACGCGAACAGCCGCTGGCCCGACGTCCTCTCCGACCGGCTGAACGGCCGCTACGCGGTGGTCAACCAAGGCATCGGCGGCAACCGCATCCTGCACGACGGCATCGGGCCCCGCGCCCTGGACCGCTTCCAGCGCGACGCGCTGGACATCAGCGGCGCGAAGACCGTCATCATCGCCCTCGGCATCAACGACGTGCAGGGCTTCCCGCAGCAGACGGACCCGCGGCGGATCACGGACGCCCTGCGCGGCATGACGCAGCGGGCCCACGCGCGCGGGATGCGGGTCGTCGGCGCGACCCTGATGCCGTACAACGGCTACCGCAGCTGGACCCCCGCCCAGGACGCCGTACGCAACCGGGTCAACGAGACGATCCGGGCCGGCGGGGTCTTCGACCAGGTCCTGGACTTCGACCGCGACATGCGCGACCCGGGCCACCCGTACCGGCTGAACCCCGCCTACGACTGCGGTGACCACCTCCACCTGAACGACGCGGGCTACCAGCGCCTGGGCTCCCTGGTGGACCTGGCCGACCTGGTGAGCGTCCGGCCGTCGTCCGACGCGCTGTAA
- a CDS encoding DUF1707 domain-containing protein has translation MSSELPDMRASDAERERIAEILREAVAEGRLEMEEFEQRLDAAYKARTHGELEPIVRDLPAVGAAVAPVAAGQPRTGSMARWSDRVGTPATSGGAFAFWGGFSRRGNWTVGRKFTAFAMWGGGEIDLREANFEDREVVIRCFAFMGGMQVTVPPDLNVEVRGIGVMGGFGENTKDEGFPAPDSPRVRVTGFALMGGVGVERKRSKAEKQRLREAERSRGRLEKGDGGGGKGK, from the coding sequence ATGAGTAGCGAACTTCCTGACATGCGCGCCTCCGACGCCGAGCGTGAACGCATCGCCGAGATCCTGCGCGAGGCGGTGGCCGAGGGCCGGCTGGAGATGGAGGAGTTCGAGCAGCGCCTCGACGCCGCCTACAAGGCCCGCACGCACGGGGAGTTGGAACCGATCGTCCGCGATCTTCCGGCCGTCGGCGCGGCGGTGGCGCCGGTGGCCGCGGGGCAGCCCCGAACCGGTTCGATGGCCCGCTGGTCGGACCGGGTGGGCACGCCCGCGACATCGGGCGGCGCCTTCGCGTTCTGGGGCGGGTTCAGCCGCCGGGGCAACTGGACGGTCGGCCGGAAGTTCACCGCGTTCGCGATGTGGGGCGGTGGTGAGATCGATCTGCGCGAGGCGAACTTCGAGGACCGCGAGGTGGTCATCCGCTGCTTCGCGTTCATGGGCGGTATGCAGGTGACGGTCCCGCCGGACCTGAATGTCGAGGTCCGGGGCATCGGCGTGATGGGCGGCTTCGGGGAGAACACGAAGGACGAGGGCTTCCCGGCCCCGGACTCGCCCCGGGTGCGGGTCACCGGCTTCGCGCTGATGGGCGGCGTCGGCGTGGAGCGCAAGCGGAGCAAGGCGGAGAAGCAGCGGCTGCGGGAGGCGGAGCGCTCGCGCGGCCGGCTGGAGAAGGGCGACGGGGGCGGGGGGAAGGGCAAGTAG
- a CDS encoding ABC transporter permease has protein sequence MAEVLETVEAEPPVAVFEPRSRVVDGVRAYGLIAAMWLRSTMAYRASFVMTAFGNFAATAFDFVAIMLMFSHVDVLGGYTLPEIALLYGAAGTAFGLADLVMGSMDRLGRRVRDGTLDTLLVRPVPVLAQVAADRFALRRLGRITQGALVLGYALVTLDIDWTAARVLMVPLMLLSGAAIFGAVFVAGAAFQFFAQDASEVQNSFTYGGNTLLQYPPTVFAKDLVRGVTFVVPLAFVNWLPALYVLGRPYPLDLPDRVAFLPPVVAALCWVVAGLAWRAGLRAYRSTGS, from the coding sequence GTGGCTGAGGTGCTGGAGACGGTGGAGGCGGAGCCGCCCGTCGCGGTGTTCGAGCCCCGGTCGCGGGTGGTTGACGGGGTCAGGGCGTACGGGCTGATCGCCGCGATGTGGCTGCGCTCGACGATGGCGTACCGGGCGTCGTTCGTGATGACGGCGTTCGGCAACTTCGCGGCGACGGCGTTCGACTTCGTCGCGATCATGCTGATGTTCTCGCACGTGGACGTGCTGGGCGGATACACGCTGCCGGAGATCGCCCTGCTGTACGGGGCCGCGGGCACGGCGTTCGGCCTGGCGGATCTGGTGATGGGCTCGATGGACCGGCTGGGCCGGCGGGTGCGGGACGGGACGCTGGACACCCTGCTGGTGCGGCCGGTTCCGGTGCTGGCTCAGGTGGCGGCGGACCGGTTCGCGCTGCGCAGGCTGGGGCGGATCACGCAGGGGGCGCTGGTGCTGGGCTATGCGCTGGTGACCCTGGACATCGACTGGACCGCCGCGCGGGTCCTGATGGTGCCGCTGATGCTGCTGAGCGGGGCGGCGATCTTCGGTGCGGTGTTCGTGGCGGGGGCGGCGTTCCAGTTCTTCGCGCAGGACGCCTCCGAGGTGCAGAACTCCTTCACGTACGGGGGCAACACGCTGCTCCAGTACCCGCCGACGGTCTTCGCGAAGGACCTGGTGCGCGGGGTCACGTTCGTCGTGCCGCTGGCGTTCGTGAACTGGCTGCCGGCGCTGTACGTGCTGGGCCGGCCGTATCCGCTGGACCTGCCGGACCGGGTGGCGTTCCTGCCGCCGGTGGTGGCGGCGCTGTGCTGGGTGGTCGCGGGCCTGGCCTGGCGTGCGGGTCTGCGGGCGTATCGGAGTACGGGAAGTTGA
- a CDS encoding ABC transporter permease has protein sequence MRLYAVVAAGGFRRYATYRIATVAGIFTNTVFGFIMAYTYVALWDERPQLGGYDMPQALTYVWLGQALLMTCAMMGGGFEDELMERIRTGDVAVDLYRPIDLQLWWLAGDLGRAAFHLLGRGIVPMLLGSMAFELALPTSPGIWPAFLVSVALGVVVSFAIRYLVALSAFWLMDGAGAAQIAFLAGMFFSGLLLPLNLFPGLLGEVARALPWSALLQVPADVFLGKRTGWSLVRAYGFQAGWALALLLVGRLMQSAATRRVVVQGG, from the coding sequence GTGCGGCTCTATGCGGTGGTGGCGGCGGGCGGGTTCCGGCGCTATGCCACGTACCGGATCGCGACGGTCGCGGGGATCTTCACCAACACCGTCTTCGGCTTCATCATGGCGTACACGTATGTGGCCCTGTGGGACGAGCGTCCGCAGCTCGGCGGCTACGACATGCCGCAGGCGCTCACGTACGTATGGCTGGGCCAGGCGCTGCTGATGACGTGCGCGATGATGGGCGGCGGCTTCGAGGACGAGCTGATGGAGCGGATCCGTACCGGCGATGTCGCGGTCGATCTCTACCGGCCGATCGATCTCCAACTGTGGTGGCTGGCAGGTGACTTGGGCCGTGCCGCGTTCCACCTGCTGGGGCGCGGCATCGTGCCGATGCTGCTGGGCTCCATGGCCTTCGAGCTGGCGCTGCCCACGTCGCCGGGGATCTGGCCGGCGTTCCTGGTCTCCGTGGCGCTGGGCGTCGTGGTGAGTTTCGCGATCCGCTATCTGGTGGCGCTGTCCGCGTTCTGGCTGATGGACGGGGCGGGGGCGGCGCAGATCGCGTTCCTGGCGGGGATGTTCTTCTCCGGGCTGCTGCTGCCGCTGAACCTGTTCCCGGGGCTGCTGGGCGAGGTGGCGCGGGCGTTGCCGTGGTCGGCGCTGCTCCAGGTGCCGGCCGATGTGTTCCTGGGCAAGCGCACGGGCTGGAGCCTGGTGCGCGCGTACGGGTTCCAGGCGGGCTGGGCGCTGGCGCTGCTGCTCGTCGGGCGGCTGATGCAGTCGGCGGCGACGCGGAGGGTGGTGGTCCAGGGTGGCTGA
- a CDS encoding transglycosylase domain-containing protein yields MSDEPQQQNGDPDRRGWTPRDLPADAAAPGGQGTPASDPANEATGPNGKTNTSGTNDTSGTSGTSSTDGPSSTDGAKQKKPKRPKRTGWRRAVPTWRMVLGGILLVALVLIGGFIAGYELVDIPSANASATAQSNVYLYKDGSVIARDGEVNRENIKLAQVPRTVQQAVLAAEDRDFYSERAVDIKAMFRAGWNTFTGKGKQGGSTITQQYVKNYYLGQEQTVGRKIKEFFIAIKLNREESKNQIFEGYLNTSYFGRNAYGIQAAAQAYYSKDIGDITTAEGAYLASLLNAPSAYDVITHPENKSAAVARWNYVLDGMVKEDWLGAGERAAMTFPPSGPVKPANSLSGQRGYIVQAVEDYLVRNDILDEKTLATRGYRITTTLEKKKQDALVEAVDDNVMSKTSKQNKADRNVRVGGASIDPATGRVVAMYGGIDYTRQYVNNATRTDYQVGSTFKPFVFTSAVANDSTTQDGRRITPTTLYDGTNKRMVQGPDGPTGYSPANEDDRSYGPITVSAATDKSVNAVYAQMAEDVGPGKVRQTAVDLGIPKDTPDLTASPSIALGPATASVLDMTDAYATLAGHGRHGAHVLVDKVTKDGTAVKLPDRSTKQAVSRQAADTTTSILRSVVDGGTGTAAQGAGRPAAGKTGTAEEDKAAWFAGYTPELATVIAVMGQDPATGVQKPLYGALGLPRVNGGGAPAETWAQYTGAALRGTPVKNFTLDLESGTDETEPPSTQSSAPGDTGQPSRTPSGTTSNTPSSTPPTTPSTPESPPATTGTPTGGTDTPGGTDGGTDGAAGGTGGGADGGTDTGGGDSGGGDNGGADDGAGTTGGLLEGARGTRAPGRL; encoded by the coding sequence ATGAGCGACGAGCCACAGCAGCAGAACGGGGACCCCGACCGCAGGGGCTGGACCCCCAGAGACCTGCCTGCCGACGCCGCCGCCCCCGGAGGACAGGGCACCCCTGCCTCAGACCCCGCCAACGAGGCGACCGGGCCGAACGGAAAGACCAATACAAGCGGCACGAACGACACCAGCGGTACGAGCGGCACCAGCAGCACGGACGGGCCGAGCAGCACGGACGGCGCGAAGCAGAAGAAGCCCAAGCGCCCCAAACGCACGGGCTGGCGCCGCGCCGTCCCCACCTGGCGGATGGTGCTCGGTGGCATCCTCCTCGTCGCCCTGGTCCTGATCGGCGGCTTCATCGCCGGGTACGAGCTCGTCGACATCCCCTCCGCCAACGCCAGTGCCACCGCCCAGTCCAACGTCTACCTCTACAAGGACGGCAGCGTCATCGCCCGCGACGGCGAGGTCAACCGGGAGAACATCAAGCTCGCCCAGGTCCCCCGCACCGTCCAGCAGGCGGTCCTCGCCGCCGAGGACCGCGACTTCTACTCCGAACGCGCCGTCGACATCAAGGCGATGTTCCGGGCCGGCTGGAACACCTTCACCGGCAAGGGCAAACAGGGCGGCTCGACCATCACGCAGCAGTACGTCAAGAACTACTACCTGGGCCAGGAACAGACCGTCGGCCGCAAGATCAAGGAGTTCTTCATCGCGATCAAGCTCAACCGCGAGGAATCCAAGAACCAGATCTTCGAGGGCTACCTCAACACCAGTTACTTCGGCCGCAACGCCTACGGCATCCAGGCCGCCGCCCAGGCCTACTACAGCAAGGACATCGGCGACATCACCACCGCCGAGGGCGCCTACCTCGCCTCCCTGCTCAACGCGCCCAGCGCGTACGACGTCATCACCCACCCGGAGAACAAGAGCGCCGCCGTCGCCCGCTGGAACTACGTACTCGACGGCATGGTCAAGGAGGACTGGCTCGGCGCCGGCGAACGCGCCGCCATGACCTTCCCCCCGTCGGGCCCGGTCAAGCCCGCCAACAGCCTCTCCGGACAGCGCGGCTACATCGTCCAGGCCGTCGAGGACTACCTCGTCCGCAACGACATCCTCGACGAGAAGACCCTCGCCACCCGCGGCTACCGGATCACCACCACGCTGGAGAAGAAGAAACAGGACGCCCTCGTCGAGGCCGTCGACGACAACGTCATGTCCAAGACCAGCAAACAGAACAAGGCCGACCGCAACGTCCGCGTCGGCGGCGCCTCCATCGACCCCGCGACCGGCCGCGTCGTCGCCATGTACGGCGGCATCGACTACACCCGGCAGTACGTCAACAACGCGACCCGCACCGACTACCAGGTCGGCTCCACCTTCAAGCCGTTCGTCTTCACCTCCGCCGTCGCCAACGACTCCACCACCCAGGACGGCCGGCGCATCACCCCCACCACCCTCTACGACGGCACCAACAAGCGCATGGTCCAGGGCCCCGACGGGCCCACCGGCTACTCGCCCGCCAACGAGGACGACCGCAGCTACGGGCCCATCACCGTCAGCGCCGCCACCGACAAGTCCGTCAACGCCGTCTACGCCCAGATGGCCGAGGACGTAGGCCCCGGCAAGGTCCGCCAGACCGCCGTCGACCTCGGCATCCCCAAGGACACCCCCGACCTCACGGCGTCCCCGTCGATCGCGCTCGGCCCCGCCACCGCCAGCGTCCTGGACATGACCGACGCCTACGCCACCCTCGCCGGCCACGGCAGGCACGGCGCCCACGTCCTCGTCGACAAGGTCACCAAGGACGGTACGGCGGTCAAGCTCCCCGACCGCAGCACCAAGCAGGCCGTCAGCCGACAGGCGGCCGACACCACCACCTCGATCCTGCGGAGCGTCGTCGACGGCGGCACCGGAACCGCCGCCCAGGGCGCGGGCCGCCCCGCCGCCGGAAAGACCGGCACCGCGGAGGAGGACAAGGCCGCCTGGTTCGCCGGCTACACCCCCGAACTCGCCACCGTCATCGCCGTCATGGGCCAGGACCCCGCCACCGGCGTACAGAAACCGCTCTACGGCGCGCTCGGACTGCCCCGCGTCAACGGCGGCGGCGCCCCCGCCGAGACCTGGGCCCAGTACACCGGAGCCGCCCTGCGCGGCACCCCCGTCAAGAACTTCACGCTCGACCTGGAGAGCGGCACCGACGAAACCGAACCGCCCAGCACGCAGAGCAGCGCACCCGGCGACACCGGTCAGCCGTCCCGGACCCCCTCCGGCACCACCTCGAACACTCCGTCCAGCACGCCGCCCACCACCCCGTCCACCCCGGAAAGCCCGCCCGCCACCACCGGCACCCCCACCGGCGGCACCGACACCCCAGGCGGCACGGACGGCGGCACGGACGGGGCGGCCGGCGGTACAGGCGGTGGAGCCGACGGCGGCACGGACACCGGAGGCGGCGACAGCGGCGGCGGGGACAACGGCGGAGCGGACGACGGCGCGGGCACCACCGGCGGCCTCCTGGAAGGCGCCCGAGGCACCCGCGCCCCCGGGCGCCTCTGA
- a CDS encoding multidrug efflux SMR transporter — MAWVLLVIAGLLEVAWSIGMKYTEGFTRLWPSVFTGLGIVASMVLLSHAARTLPIGTAYGVWVGIGAAGAAVLGMVVLHEPVTAARIFFVCLLLVAVVGLKATSGH, encoded by the coding sequence ATGGCGTGGGTTCTGCTGGTGATCGCCGGTCTGCTGGAAGTGGCCTGGTCGATCGGGATGAAGTACACCGAGGGGTTCACCCGGTTGTGGCCGAGTGTGTTCACGGGTCTCGGGATCGTGGCGAGCATGGTGTTGCTGTCCCATGCGGCGCGGACGCTGCCCATCGGTACGGCGTACGGCGTCTGGGTGGGTATCGGTGCGGCCGGTGCCGCGGTGCTGGGCATGGTCGTGCTGCACGAGCCGGTGACGGCGGCCCGGATCTTCTTCGTGTGTCTGCTGCTGGTGGCCGTCGTGGGGCTGAAGGCGACCTCGGGTCACTGA
- a CDS encoding co-chaperone GroES: protein MSENTDDKLPIRMLHDRVLVRSDSPEGERRSGGGILIPATAAVGRRLAWAVVVAVGQNVRTVEPGDRVLYDPEDRAEVEVRGVAYVLMRERDLHAVAADRFEGSVDSTGLYL from the coding sequence GTGAGCGAGAACACCGACGACAAGCTGCCCATCCGGATGCTGCACGACCGTGTGCTGGTCCGGTCCGATTCGCCCGAGGGTGAGCGGCGTTCCGGCGGCGGCATCCTGATTCCGGCGACGGCCGCGGTCGGTCGCCGTCTGGCGTGGGCCGTGGTGGTGGCCGTGGGGCAGAACGTGCGGACGGTGGAGCCGGGGGACCGGGTGCTGTACGACCCCGAGGACCGTGCCGAGGTCGAGGTGCGGGGGGTGGCGTACGTGCTGATGCGGGAGCGGGATCTGCACGCGGTGGCGGCGGACCGGTTCGAGGGCTCGGTGGATTCGACCGGTTTGTATCTGTAG
- a CDS encoding DUF3618 domain-containing protein: MSDARSPAQIEADIITRREQLAVVLDEIGVRVHPKTIMGDAKAKAAEAVDRTAGRAFVAVNRTVSDVKAQFVTEDGAPRLERVIPAALLAVGVVGLLTVSARRKKR, translated from the coding sequence GTGTCGGATGCCAGGAGCCCTGCGCAGATCGAGGCGGACATCATCACCAGGCGCGAGCAGCTCGCGGTGGTGCTCGATGAGATCGGGGTGCGGGTGCACCCGAAGACGATCATGGGTGACGCGAAGGCGAAGGCCGCCGAGGCCGTGGACCGGACGGCCGGGCGGGCGTTCGTCGCGGTGAACCGGACGGTGTCCGACGTGAAGGCGCAGTTCGTCACGGAGGACGGCGCGCCGCGGCTGGAGCGGGTGATTCCGGCGGCGCTGCTCGCGGTGGGTGTGGTCGGGCTGCTCACGGTGTCCGCCCGGCGGAAGAAGCGTTGA
- the bcp gene encoding thioredoxin-dependent thiol peroxidase produces MSERLQPGDTAPAFTLPDADGNDVSLADHKGRKVIVYFYPAALTPGCTKQACDFTDNLDLLAGAGYDVIGVSPDKPEKLAKFREKENLKVTLVGDPAKETLEAYGAFGEKKLYGKTVTGVIRSTVVVDEEGKIEHAFYNVKATGHVAKIIRDLGI; encoded by the coding sequence ATGAGCGAGCGACTCCAGCCCGGCGACACCGCCCCGGCCTTCACCCTCCCCGACGCCGACGGCAACGACGTCTCGCTCGCGGACCACAAGGGCCGCAAAGTCATCGTCTACTTCTACCCGGCGGCTCTTACCCCCGGCTGCACCAAGCAGGCCTGCGACTTCACCGACAACCTCGACCTGCTGGCCGGTGCCGGATACGACGTCATCGGCGTCTCCCCCGACAAGCCCGAGAAGCTCGCCAAGTTCCGCGAGAAGGAGAACCTCAAGGTCACGCTCGTCGGTGACCCGGCCAAGGAGACCCTGGAGGCCTACGGCGCCTTCGGCGAGAAGAAGCTCTACGGCAAAACGGTGACGGGCGTCATCCGCTCCACGGTCGTCGTCGACGAAGAGGGCAAGATCGAGCACGCCTTCTACAACGTCAAGGCCACCGGCCACGTCGCGAAGATCATCAGGGACCTCGGGATCTGA
- the proP gene encoding glycine betaine/L-proline transporter ProP: protein MAASDPHQAADPEAVKRHPALFRAIRKRQNPKLRRTDITITDDQAVKRAVKAASLGNAMEWFDFGIYSYMAATLGHVFFPGGSDTTQLLSSFATFAVAFLVRPLGGMFFGPMGDKVGRKKILALTMIMMAIGTFAIGLIPSHGSIGLWSPVLLIFFRMLQGFSTGGEYGGASTFIAEYAPDKRRGYFGSFLEFGTLAGYVGASGLVTLLYALLDTGQMETWGWRIPFLVAGPLGLVGLYLRLRLDETPAFQKLEGGTAHATEAADGVEVTAKGDLAKIFRDYWPTLILCICLVGAYNITDYMLLSYMPTYLSDELGYSETHGLLILLAVMVFLMLIISQVGKLSDHFGRKPLLMTGMLGFLVFSLPAFLLIRQGSIPAVSLGMLMLGLSLVCMLGTMSAALPALFPTQVRYGSLSVGYNLSASIFGGTTPFVITALISVSGTNLMPAYYAMGAAVVGVIAVACMKETANKPLDGSPPSVETSEEAEELVANQTPDPKF, encoded by the coding sequence ATGGCGGCCTCCGACCCCCATCAGGCGGCCGACCCCGAAGCGGTCAAACGCCATCCCGCCCTCTTCCGCGCCATCCGCAAACGGCAGAATCCCAAGCTGCGGCGGACGGACATCACCATCACGGACGACCAGGCGGTCAAGCGCGCCGTGAAAGCGGCCTCGCTCGGCAACGCCATGGAGTGGTTCGACTTCGGCATCTACTCCTACATGGCCGCGACCCTGGGCCACGTCTTCTTCCCGGGAGGGAGCGACACCACCCAGCTCCTCTCCTCCTTCGCGACCTTCGCCGTCGCCTTCCTCGTGCGCCCCCTCGGTGGCATGTTCTTCGGGCCCATGGGTGACAAGGTCGGCCGCAAGAAGATCCTCGCCCTCACCATGATCATGATGGCGATCGGCACCTTCGCGATCGGCCTCATCCCCTCACACGGCTCCATCGGCCTCTGGTCCCCCGTACTCCTGATCTTCTTCCGGATGCTCCAGGGCTTCTCGACCGGCGGTGAGTACGGCGGCGCCTCCACCTTCATCGCCGAGTACGCCCCCGACAAGCGACGCGGCTACTTCGGCAGCTTCCTCGAATTCGGCACGCTCGCCGGCTACGTGGGCGCCTCCGGCCTGGTCACCCTGCTCTACGCGCTCCTGGACACCGGCCAGATGGAGACCTGGGGCTGGCGCATCCCCTTCCTCGTCGCCGGCCCGCTCGGCCTCGTCGGCCTCTACCTGCGACTGCGCCTCGACGAGACCCCCGCCTTCCAGAAGCTGGAGGGCGGCACGGCACACGCCACCGAGGCGGCGGACGGCGTCGAGGTGACCGCGAAGGGCGACCTCGCCAAGATCTTCCGCGACTACTGGCCGACGCTGATCCTCTGCATCTGCCTGGTCGGCGCGTACAACATCACCGACTACATGCTGCTCTCGTACATGCCGACGTACCTCTCCGACGAGCTCGGCTACAGCGAGACCCACGGACTGCTCATCCTGCTCGCCGTCATGGTCTTCCTGATGCTGATCATCAGCCAGGTCGGCAAGCTCTCCGACCACTTCGGCCGCAAGCCGCTCCTGATGACGGGCATGCTCGGCTTCCTGGTCTTCTCCCTGCCCGCGTTCCTGCTCATCCGGCAGGGAAGCATTCCGGCCGTCTCGCTCGGCATGCTGATGCTGGGCCTCTCGCTGGTCTGCATGCTCGGCACGATGTCCGCCGCCCTCCCGGCCCTGTTCCCCACCCAGGTCCGCTACGGCTCCCTGTCGGTGGGCTACAACCTGTCGGCGTCGATCTTCGGCGGTACGACCCCGTTCGTCATCACCGCCCTGATCAGCGTCTCGGGCACCAACCTGATGCCGGCGTACTACGCGATGGGCGCGGCCGTGGTCGGCGTGATCGCGGTGGCCTGCATGAAGGAGACCGCCAACAAGCCGCTGGACGGCTCGCCGCCCTCGGTGGAGACGAGCGAGGAGGCGGAGGAACTGGTCGCGAACCAGACCCCGGACCCGAAGTTCTGA
- a CDS encoding HNH endonuclease signature motif containing protein has protein sequence MSGQYVYERERLARAIAEAKNWTDLMSRLGLKKSGGQRLVLQGKVAEHGLDTSHFKKRSPWQKYPDAAIAAAVASSSSLREVVTKLGAPPASGTLSHISRRIAAAGIDVSHFPGMNRPRLDLVFTTEELQAATAAADSIRGVARGLGMGDDSQSRSALAGLLRRRGIDTSHFRNARLAIPEDALRDAVPLASSYADVMRALGLEVKDSNHRRVRRKVLQLELDTSHFTRRTWASTQVREPKAIAPTTLVVKPQGSGRTKRDRLHQALQEIGVVYRCESCGNRGSWLKQSFTLQIDHINGDWLDNRAENLRYLCPNCHALTETWCRNRRPKETGARFSSGL, from the coding sequence GTGTCGGGCCAGTACGTGTACGAGCGGGAGCGGCTCGCCAGGGCCATCGCCGAGGCGAAGAACTGGACGGACCTGATGAGTCGACTCGGGCTCAAGAAGAGTGGGGGCCAGCGACTCGTGCTGCAGGGGAAGGTAGCCGAACATGGTCTGGATACGTCCCACTTCAAGAAGCGCAGCCCGTGGCAAAAGTATCCGGACGCGGCCATTGCAGCGGCCGTCGCGTCTTCTTCGTCGCTACGCGAGGTCGTCACCAAGCTTGGTGCACCACCCGCCAGTGGCACGCTCTCCCACATCAGCCGCCGCATCGCAGCCGCGGGAATCGATGTCAGCCACTTCCCTGGCATGAACCGTCCGCGTCTGGACTTGGTGTTCACCACAGAGGAGCTACAGGCGGCCACGGCCGCCGCCGACAGCATCCGAGGAGTGGCGCGCGGCCTGGGAATGGGTGACGACAGCCAGTCACGCTCAGCACTGGCGGGCCTACTACGCAGGAGAGGCATCGACACCTCGCACTTCCGTAATGCCCGCCTCGCGATCCCCGAGGACGCCCTGCGGGACGCCGTTCCTCTAGCCAGCAGCTACGCGGACGTCATGCGTGCACTCGGCCTTGAGGTAAAGGACTCGAACCACCGCCGCGTGCGACGCAAGGTCCTTCAGCTGGAGCTCGACACGAGCCATTTCACGCGACGCACCTGGGCTTCGACCCAGGTGCGCGAGCCGAAGGCAATCGCACCGACGACCTTGGTAGTCAAACCGCAAGGGTCAGGACGCACGAAACGGGACAGGCTTCACCAGGCCCTGCAAGAGATCGGAGTCGTGTACCGCTGTGAGTCCTGTGGGAATCGGGGCAGCTGGCTGAAGCAGTCCTTCACGCTTCAGATCGACCACATAAATGGCGATTGGCTCGACAACCGGGCCGAGAACCTTCGCTACCTCTGCCCCAATTGCCATGCGCTCACCGAGACATGGTGCCGGAACCGACGTCCTAAGGAGACGGGCGCACGATTCTCCTCGGGGCTGTGA